The following proteins are encoded in a genomic region of Nitratireductor sp. GISD-1A_MAKvit:
- a CDS encoding ABC transporter permease, which translates to MTALIFVALAIASPTFLSSSNLQSMGFQFPEFGLLSLAVLPTMISGGIDLSVVAVANLASIVAAVTMKAGPEVAWLAIPAGLAVGLACGAFNGFLVAYLRLPPILATLGSMQLFAGIGIIITRGPAITGLPDWYTAFGNWTIGGVLPLPLVLFALVASGLAFLLRRTPVGMRLRLFGANPVAADFAGVPGKRLIIQIYAIAGFIAALAGLVVLARVNSANADYGSSYLLLVILINILAGVSPAGGFGTVTGVALAVICLQFISSGLNILSFSAFSRDLFFGGLLIAVMSYRAAFGSFDVKAFFKRKAHQT; encoded by the coding sequence TTGACGGCGCTAATATTCGTTGCGCTCGCAATCGCCAGCCCGACATTCCTGTCATCGTCAAACCTTCAGTCCATGGGCTTCCAGTTCCCGGAGTTCGGGCTTCTGTCGCTCGCGGTTCTTCCGACAATGATTTCCGGCGGCATCGACCTTTCGGTCGTCGCCGTCGCCAATCTGGCCTCAATCGTGGCGGCCGTAACCATGAAGGCCGGACCGGAAGTGGCCTGGCTCGCCATTCCCGCCGGTCTCGCCGTCGGCCTTGCCTGCGGCGCATTCAACGGCTTTCTGGTTGCCTATCTGCGCCTGCCGCCCATCCTCGCGACACTGGGCAGCATGCAGCTTTTCGCCGGCATCGGCATCATCATCACACGCGGACCGGCCATCACCGGATTACCCGACTGGTATACGGCATTCGGCAACTGGACGATCGGCGGCGTTCTCCCGCTTCCGCTCGTTCTGTTTGCGCTCGTCGCTTCAGGGCTTGCCTTCCTTCTGCGCCGCACGCCGGTTGGGATGCGCCTGCGCCTCTTCGGAGCCAACCCGGTTGCCGCCGATTTCGCTGGCGTTCCGGGAAAAAGGCTGATTATCCAGATCTATGCCATTGCCGGTTTCATAGCTGCGCTCGCAGGCCTGGTGGTCCTTGCACGCGTCAATTCGGCCAATGCGGACTATGGCAGCTCCTATCTGCTGCTGGTCATCCTCATCAACATCCTTGCTGGCGTAAGCCCTGCCGGTGGCTTCGGCACCGTCACCGGCGTTGCCCTTGCGGTGATCTGCCTGCAGTTCATTTCCAGCGGGCTCAACATCCTCTCCTTCAGCGCCTTCTCCCGCGACCTGTTTTTCGGCGGCCTTCTGATCGCTGTCATGTCTTATCGCGCGGCATTCGGTTCCTTCGATGTGAAGGCGTTTTTCAAACGAAAGGCTCACCAAACATGA
- a CDS encoding BtpA/SgcQ family protein, with amino-acid sequence MSKFKQLFGDKKPIISMVHLLPMPGSPLYDADAGIDGIVAAARRDLIALQEADVDAVMFGNENDRPYELQVDTASTAAMAFVVGQLRNEIKKPFGVNVLWDPMSTVALATATGASFVREIFTGTYASDMGPWTPNAGEALRYRNRLGRDDLVMLYNVSAEFADSMDKRPLADRARSAVFSSIPDAVLVSGAITGEAAEMTDLKSVKEKVTDTPVLANTGVRHNTVADILKIADGCIVGSSLKVDGNTWNPVDPERAKEFMQIVKTARGG; translated from the coding sequence ATGTCAAAGTTCAAGCAGCTCTTCGGCGACAAGAAACCCATCATCTCGATGGTGCATCTTCTGCCGATGCCCGGCTCGCCCCTTTATGATGCGGATGCGGGCATTGACGGCATCGTGGCCGCAGCGCGCAGGGATCTCATCGCTCTGCAGGAAGCCGATGTCGACGCCGTGATGTTCGGCAACGAGAATGACCGCCCCTATGAGCTGCAGGTCGACACCGCTTCCACCGCCGCAATGGCTTTCGTGGTCGGTCAGTTGCGCAATGAGATCAAGAAGCCATTCGGCGTGAACGTTCTGTGGGATCCCATGAGCACGGTTGCACTTGCAACGGCAACCGGCGCGTCCTTCGTCCGTGAGATCTTCACAGGCACCTACGCCTCCGATATGGGCCCGTGGACGCCAAATGCTGGTGAGGCGCTGCGCTACCGCAACCGTCTTGGGCGCGACGATCTGGTCATGCTCTACAACGTGTCCGCCGAATTCGCCGATTCCATGGACAAGCGCCCGCTTGCCGACCGCGCCCGCTCCGCCGTGTTCTCTTCCATCCCCGATGCCGTCCTCGTTTCGGGCGCCATCACCGGCGAGGCCGCCGAGATGACCGATCTCAAATCGGTCAAGGAAAAGGTCACCGACACGCCGGTTTTGGCCAATACGGGCGTACGCCACAACACAGTGGCCGACATCCTCAAAATCGCCGATGGTTGCATCGTCGGATCCTCACTCAAGGTCGATGGGAACACCTGGAATCCGGTCGATCCGGAGCGTGCCAAGGAGTTCATGCAGATCGTCAAGACCGCCCGCGGCGGCTGA
- a CDS encoding DeoR/GlpR family DNA-binding transcription regulator produces MSNTRHRFPQERQQQMIDVIIERKRVGTAELAELLNISLPTVRRDLSVLEQTGIVTRTHGGVVARGAGQGDTEPLFLEKVRHFQNVKQRIGQKAADSLKDGQVVLLDSGTTALAIGRALAGRRVTIVTMDLKVAEAASIGPTEVHIVGGRVRNGYFSVVGNWAKDALKSIQADVCFLAADALDENGITTATFDEAETKRLAISRAKRTVAITDHSKFGKRAFAEVCGLDAIDELITDRGGQELVASYREMIPAITLV; encoded by the coding sequence TTGTCAAACACACGCCACCGCTTTCCGCAGGAACGCCAGCAGCAGATGATCGACGTGATCATCGAGCGCAAGCGTGTGGGCACGGCCGAGCTGGCCGAACTCCTCAACATTTCCTTGCCCACCGTGCGAAGGGATCTCTCCGTTCTGGAGCAGACGGGCATTGTCACACGCACCCATGGCGGCGTGGTCGCGCGCGGCGCTGGTCAGGGCGATACCGAGCCACTGTTTCTCGAAAAGGTGCGCCATTTTCAGAACGTGAAACAGCGCATTGGCCAGAAGGCCGCCGACAGCCTGAAAGATGGTCAGGTGGTGTTGCTGGACTCGGGCACGACCGCACTTGCCATCGGCAGGGCACTGGCTGGACGTCGCGTCACGATCGTCACGATGGACCTGAAGGTCGCCGAAGCCGCCTCCATCGGCCCAACCGAGGTCCATATCGTGGGTGGGCGCGTGCGCAATGGCTATTTCAGCGTGGTGGGAAACTGGGCCAAGGATGCCCTGAAGAGCATACAGGCTGATGTCTGTTTTCTGGCCGCCGATGCGCTGGACGAAAACGGCATCACCACAGCCACCTTCGATGAGGCCGAGACAAAGCGCCTGGCGATATCCCGCGCAAAAAGAACCGTGGCCATCACCGATCACAGCAAATTCGGCAAACGTGCATTCGCGGAAGTCTGCGGGCTCGACGCCATAGACGAACTCATCACCGACAGGGGCGGGCAGGAACTGGTCGCCTCCTATCGGGAAATGATACCGGCCATAACCCTCGTCTGA
- a CDS encoding amino acid ABC transporter permease: protein MNQLWVTLAPHLPFMLDGFLLTVLACTLAIIGAVIIGALMASLRTSGNRIVRGVAFAYSDVFRNTPFIVQLFFFFYGLPEIGIYIGAFETGVIALSIIGGAFVSDVIRSGILAVDQGVIEAAKVSGLSRWTIFTKIVLPIALRTSVRPMGSVLINMVLTSSILSTITINELTGTAKIVASTTFKPFEVYLVLLVLYASLTYALSLLINTVHRRLNRAMDAGGVA from the coding sequence TTGAATCAGCTCTGGGTTACGCTTGCGCCGCACTTGCCCTTCATGCTCGACGGGTTTCTGCTCACCGTTCTCGCCTGCACGCTGGCGATCATCGGGGCGGTCATCATCGGGGCATTGATGGCGTCGCTTCGCACATCCGGAAACCGGATCGTGCGCGGAGTTGCGTTCGCCTATAGCGATGTGTTCCGCAACACGCCGTTCATTGTTCAGCTCTTTTTCTTCTTCTATGGCCTGCCGGAAATCGGCATCTATATCGGCGCGTTCGAGACCGGGGTGATCGCCCTGTCGATCATCGGCGGCGCGTTTGTTTCCGATGTCATCCGCTCGGGCATTCTCGCGGTCGATCAGGGGGTGATCGAAGCGGCAAAGGTGAGTGGCCTCAGCCGCTGGACCATTTTCACCAAAATCGTTCTGCCGATTGCGCTGCGCACCTCCGTACGCCCGATGGGCTCGGTGCTGATCAACATGGTTCTGACCTCTTCGATCCTGTCGACGATCACGATCAATGAACTGACGGGAACCGCCAAGATCGTGGCTTCGACCACCTTCAAGCCTTTCGAGGTGTATCTCGTGCTGCTCGTTCTCTACGCCTCGCTCACCTATGCGCTGTCGCTGCTGATCAACACGGTTCACAGGCGGCTCAACCGGGCGATGGATGCGGGAGGCGTGGCATGA
- a CDS encoding ABC transporter permease subunit (The N-terminal region of this protein, as described by TIGR01726, is a three transmembrane segment that identifies a subfamily of ABC transporter permease subunits, which specificities that include histidine, arginine, glutamine, glutamate, L-cystine (sic), the opines (in Agrobacterium) octopine and nopaline, etc.) → MRYADFTPYDLVLLAQGLGVTVGLFTLTTLVGLLIAALFTLVDYYRVPVLRQVIVTVSEALKNSPVLVQLFLVFFGLPAFFHINMTPFVAASLTISLNTAAFAFVIFRSGIDAVEAEQVAAAKVYGHSRWQILRFVLLPQAAAFSIGPLVGLLVNQLQVTSLISVIGVFDLTKIGNILNLRTLEPFIVWTVVGLLYYALAKLLASVGARIEKRLRRSVVWEGI, encoded by the coding sequence ATGAGGTATGCGGATTTCACGCCCTATGATCTGGTGCTGCTTGCGCAGGGTCTGGGCGTCACGGTGGGGCTCTTCACGCTCACCACGCTTGTCGGTCTGCTGATCGCGGCGCTCTTCACCCTGGTCGACTATTACCGCGTGCCGGTGCTGCGGCAGGTGATTGTGACGGTGAGCGAAGCTCTCAAGAACTCTCCGGTCCTGGTCCAGCTCTTTCTGGTCTTCTTCGGCCTGCCGGCCTTCTTTCACATCAACATGACGCCGTTTGTGGCGGCATCGCTTACCATCAGCCTGAACACGGCGGCGTTTGCATTCGTGATCTTCCGCTCTGGCATCGATGCGGTGGAGGCGGAGCAGGTGGCGGCGGCAAAGGTCTATGGGCATTCGCGCTGGCAGATCCTGCGCTTCGTGCTTCTGCCGCAGGCTGCCGCGTTCTCCATCGGGCCGCTGGTCGGGCTTCTGGTGAACCAGCTTCAGGTCACATCGCTGATCTCGGTCATCGGCGTGTTCGATCTCACCAAGATTGGCAACATTCTCAACCTGCGCACGCTTGAGCCATTCATCGTGTGGACCGTGGTGGGGCTCCTCTACTACGCGCTGGCCAAGCTTCTGGCGAGTGTGGGCGCGCGCATTGAAAAGCGGCTGCGCAGGTCGGTCGTCTGGGAAGGAATCTGA
- a CDS encoding amino acid ABC transporter ATP-binding protein produces the protein MIVIEDVEKRFGETTVLKRINLTIQPGEVVTILGSSGSGKSTLIRCINGLESLSGGRITVDGNDVSTKTGLAAARRRSATVFQLFNLYPHMTALENITLAPVNVLKKSRAEAEKRAAELLKLVGLADFAQAYPQRLSGGQRQRVGICRALAMDPNYLLLDEVTSALDPEMTGEVLDILAELARGGTTMLFVTHEVEFARRISTRIVFLEKGELIVDMPTERFFAEDGGFAVPRIRQFLTKMKKD, from the coding sequence ATGATTGTCATTGAAGACGTCGAAAAGCGCTTTGGCGAAACGACCGTCCTGAAACGCATCAACCTGACCATCCAGCCGGGCGAGGTGGTGACCATTCTGGGGTCGAGCGGCTCTGGCAAATCGACGCTGATCCGCTGCATCAACGGGCTGGAATCCCTGTCGGGTGGTCGCATCACCGTCGATGGCAATGATGTGTCGACCAAGACAGGTCTGGCGGCGGCGCGCCGCCGCTCGGCGACGGTGTTCCAGCTCTTCAATCTCTATCCGCACATGACGGCGCTGGAGAACATCACGCTGGCGCCGGTCAATGTGTTGAAAAAATCACGTGCCGAAGCAGAAAAACGGGCTGCCGAACTCCTGAAGCTTGTAGGGCTCGCCGATTTTGCTCAGGCCTATCCGCAGCGCCTTTCGGGCGGTCAGCGACAGCGTGTGGGCATCTGCCGCGCACTGGCAATGGACCCGAATTACCTGCTGCTCGACGAGGTGACGAGTGCGCTGGATCCGGAAATGACGGGTGAGGTGCTCGACATTCTGGCCGAGCTTGCCCGCGGTGGCACGACGATGCTTTTCGTGACCCACGAGGTTGAATTCGCGCGGCGCATCTCCACCCGCATCGTCTTTCTGGAAAAGGGCGAACTCATTGTCGACATGCCTACCGAACGTTTCTTTGCAGAGGATGGCGGCTTTGCCGTTCCGCGCATCCGCCAGTTCCTGACCAAGATGAAGAAAGACTGA
- a CDS encoding isoaspartyl peptidase/L-asparaginase — MILLANCEAEAGFSESITDLKSGKSAVDALVRGIGFVEADPKVRSVGYGGWPNMLGVMECDAGVMDGTTRAVGTVAAVPGTLHVAALACEVMRRLPHVMLTGEGARRFADEIGFTTDDMLYPDSKRVWWEKLEGLMTEEQKNAFPDTPLSGLLGAITDPERVRDTTVFLGQDQTGGIATVTSTSGWAWKYPGRVGDSPIPGAGFYADSRYGAAACTHTGEMTMRSATAHAIVHGMKCGLSLDDAIQSAADDLLALDTGFIGEVVIHALDTHGNHRVVNLHGQGTVAYWFWEPSMAAPEKRQSQPI; from the coding sequence GTGATACTTCTTGCCAATTGCGAAGCCGAAGCCGGGTTTTCTGAATCCATTACCGACCTGAAAAGCGGAAAATCTGCTGTCGATGCACTGGTGCGCGGCATCGGCTTTGTGGAGGCGGATCCGAAGGTGCGCAGCGTCGGCTATGGCGGCTGGCCCAACATGCTGGGCGTCATGGAATGCGACGCCGGCGTGATGGACGGAACGACCCGCGCCGTCGGCACGGTGGCGGCCGTGCCGGGCACGCTGCATGTGGCAGCGCTCGCCTGTGAGGTGATGCGCCGGCTGCCCCATGTGATGCTGACCGGAGAGGGAGCTCGCAGGTTTGCAGATGAAATCGGTTTCACGACTGACGACATGCTCTACCCGGACAGCAAGCGCGTCTGGTGGGAGAAGCTCGAAGGCCTCATGACCGAGGAACAGAAGAACGCTTTTCCCGACACGCCGCTGTCAGGCCTTCTGGGCGCGATCACCGACCCGGAACGGGTGCGCGACACGACCGTTTTCCTGGGCCAGGACCAGACCGGCGGGATCGCAACCGTCACCTCGACCTCGGGCTGGGCGTGGAAATATCCAGGCCGTGTGGGCGACAGCCCGATCCCCGGCGCAGGCTTTTACGCCGACAGCCGCTATGGCGCGGCGGCCTGCACGCATACCGGCGAGATGACCATGCGTTCGGCGACGGCGCACGCAATCGTGCATGGCATGAAATGCGGCCTGTCTCTCGATGATGCGATCCAGAGCGCCGCCGACGATCTGCTGGCGCTCGACACAGGATTCATCGGCGAAGTGGTGATCCATGCGCTCGACACGCACGGCAATCACCGTGTCGTCAATCTCCATGGCCAGGGCACCGTTGCCTACTGGTTCTGGGAGCCTTCCATGGCCGCTCCGGAAAAGCGGCAATCGCAACCGATCTAA
- a CDS encoding transporter substrate-binding domain-containing protein: MKSLVKKTIVALAACAALAGPAAAGMLDDIIERGKVRIGVSLGGEPIGFRDDKNNPVGYDVDVATMLAEKIGVPVEFTDVSGDARVSMLVSGQLDIVVANTSATLARAKAVSFSIPYNRAGLRVIAQKDAGIKSLADLDGKRVVVGRGTTGEAFLKREVPGAELVYTDTFSPDGVLLLRQKRVDAGIEDSSMLDYLAAQEEGLVTVPGLYSNDPIGIAVAKGDPDFVRWLDMFVSDYIQSGAYEANYKKWWGEDANPPELNPLW; the protein is encoded by the coding sequence ATGAAATCTCTCGTGAAGAAGACCATCGTGGCGCTGGCGGCCTGTGCCGCGCTCGCCGGACCGGCGGCAGCCGGCATGCTGGATGACATCATCGAGCGCGGCAAGGTGCGCATCGGCGTGTCGCTGGGCGGTGAGCCCATCGGCTTCCGCGACGACAAGAACAATCCGGTCGGCTACGACGTCGATGTTGCCACCATGCTTGCCGAGAAGATTGGCGTGCCGGTGGAGTTCACCGATGTTTCGGGCGATGCGCGCGTTTCGATGCTGGTTTCCGGCCAGCTCGACATCGTGGTGGCAAACACCTCCGCAACTCTGGCGCGCGCCAAGGCGGTAAGTTTCTCGATCCCCTACAACCGTGCCGGACTGCGCGTCATTGCGCAGAAGGATGCTGGTATCAAGAGCCTTGCCGATCTCGATGGCAAGCGCGTCGTCGTGGGCCGCGGCACCACGGGCGAAGCGTTCCTGAAGCGCGAAGTGCCGGGTGCGGAGCTGGTTTACACGGACACGTTCTCGCCCGATGGCGTTCTGCTTCTGCGCCAGAAGCGCGTTGATGCCGGCATCGAGGATTCCTCCATGCTCGACTATCTGGCAGCACAGGAAGAAGGTCTGGTCACGGTGCCGGGTCTCTATTCCAACGACCCCATCGGCATTGCCGTTGCCAAGGGCGATCCGGATTTCGTGCGCTGGCTCGACATGTTCGTTTCGGACTACATCCAGTCCGGCGCCTATGAGGCGAATTACAAGAAGTGGTGGGGCGAGGACGCCAACCCGCCGGAGTTGAACCCGCTCTGGTAG
- a CDS encoding LacI family DNA-binding transcriptional regulator, translating into MPEDKPVRPKRPTIADVAKRAGVAPAIVSRALSPERRPVSREKRERVLKAAAELGYNQNPLARGLATNSLDMVAVIVNHITDLSDLDLFDPLLEAIQALGKQAVIIRVGNTEKIEDFLRNSAAFHVHAALVFSDFADAEGVRTLFHSDNVLMLNGRFDAKSAHITIDEAAGIREAVTRAIERGAKTGALIAGRQTSLIEQARIQAYRDICAEAGLALVLELQGDYSYASGLALAGGIEGTSLPDAVFCTSDAMAMGVMDGLRARDLVPPRDYRLYGFDAVVNANFNAFDISSIGFDKADLIHGISMFLKDPAGYRDHPEVHELRTRFVERSTG; encoded by the coding sequence ATGCCCGAAGACAAGCCCGTGCGACCCAAACGGCCAACGATTGCCGATGTCGCCAAACGGGCGGGTGTGGCGCCGGCGATTGTGTCCCGCGCGCTTTCGCCCGAACGCCGCCCGGTCTCGCGCGAGAAGCGGGAGCGCGTCCTGAAGGCGGCCGCGGAGCTTGGCTACAACCAGAATCCACTGGCGCGCGGCCTGGCCACCAATTCGCTCGACATGGTCGCGGTTATCGTCAACCACATCACGGATCTGTCCGATCTCGATCTGTTCGACCCGCTGCTTGAAGCCATCCAGGCGCTCGGCAAACAGGCTGTTATCATTCGTGTCGGCAACACCGAGAAGATCGAGGATTTTCTGCGCAACAGCGCGGCGTTTCATGTTCACGCTGCGCTCGTCTTTTCCGACTTTGCGGATGCCGAGGGCGTGCGCACGCTTTTCCACAGCGATAATGTCCTGATGCTCAACGGCCGTTTCGACGCCAAATCCGCCCACATAACGATCGACGAGGCGGCGGGCATCCGCGAGGCCGTGACACGCGCTATTGAACGCGGAGCGAAAACCGGCGCTCTGATCGCCGGTCGACAGACCTCGCTCATCGAGCAGGCCCGCATCCAGGCCTATCGCGACATCTGTGCCGAGGCGGGCCTTGCACTCGTTCTTGAATTGCAGGGCGATTATTCTTACGCGTCGGGGCTTGCCCTTGCCGGCGGCATCGAAGGCACCAGCCTTCCCGATGCCGTTTTCTGCACCTCTGACGCCATGGCCATGGGCGTGATGGACGGCTTGAGGGCGCGCGACCTTGTGCCCCCGCGCGATTATCGTCTCTACGGGTTCGATGCCGTGGTGAACGCCAATTTCAACGCCTTCGACATATCCTCGATCGGCTTTGACAAGGCAGATCTGATCCATGGAATTTCGATGTTTCTAAAGGATCCTGCCGGCTATCGCGACCATCCGGAAGTGCATGAACTGCGCACCCGTTTCGTCGAGCGCAGCACCGGCTGA
- a CDS encoding ROK family protein has product MICCFDIGGSKAVVADMGSDNRPVIRGRQATPARDYDAFREMIGAMAGPGDAPVGISIAAVIDPSTGLARSANIPCITGRNVASDLSADLGRPVHVMNDANAFALAEAQMGAGVGHRQVLAAIIGTGIGGAVVLDGRVMTGATGNAGEWGHGPASAMRTGTILPAIECGCGQVGCVDTLGAARGIERLHDYLHGVDGDSFGILAAWRSGEERATRTVDVFLDIVGGALANTVNLVDPSIIPISGGLAQDETLMSALDVEVRQRCLIERGERLLVPVRGGAEKALVGAAIFAREEHNAGNA; this is encoded by the coding sequence ATGATATGTTGTTTTGACATCGGCGGGTCCAAGGCCGTCGTTGCCGACATGGGATCGGACAACAGGCCCGTCATCCGTGGCAGGCAGGCAACGCCGGCGCGCGACTACGACGCGTTCCGCGAGATGATCGGCGCAATGGCAGGGCCGGGCGATGCGCCAGTCGGTATTTCGATAGCGGCGGTCATCGACCCGTCTACGGGGCTCGCTCGCAGCGCCAACATCCCCTGCATTACCGGCCGAAATGTCGCAAGCGACCTGAGCGCAGATCTGGGGCGTCCGGTTCATGTCATGAATGATGCCAACGCCTTCGCTCTTGCCGAGGCGCAGATGGGGGCAGGCGTCGGGCATCGGCAGGTGCTTGCCGCGATCATCGGGACCGGGATCGGTGGTGCGGTGGTGCTTGATGGCCGGGTGATGACGGGTGCCACCGGCAATGCCGGCGAATGGGGCCATGGGCCAGCCAGCGCCATGCGCACCGGGACCATTCTCCCGGCTATCGAATGCGGCTGCGGTCAGGTCGGCTGTGTCGATACGCTGGGAGCGGCGCGTGGCATAGAGCGGCTTCACGACTACCTTCATGGCGTCGATGGTGACAGTTTTGGGATCCTGGCGGCATGGCGGTCCGGCGAGGAGAGGGCGACCCGAACGGTGGACGTGTTTCTTGACATTGTGGGCGGGGCTCTGGCCAACACCGTCAACCTGGTCGATCCCTCCATCATCCCGATCAGCGGGGGGCTGGCGCAGGATGAAACCCTGATGAGCGCACTCGATGTCGAAGTGCGTCAGCGCTGTCTCATCGAGCGCGGCGAACGTCTGCTTGTCCCGGTCAGGGGCGGGGCCGAAAAGGCGCTGGTGGGCGCTGCAATCTTTGCAAGAGAGGAACACAATGCGGGCAACGCTTGA
- a CDS encoding copper homeostasis protein CutC, producing the protein MRATLEVCVDTLEGLMACVEGGADRIELCSALPLGGLTPSHGLMRAAAECGVPAYAMIRPRQGDFCFSEREIGVMLDDIAAAREAGLAGVVLGAASPQGTLDEVSLAALCAASDGMGRTLHRVIDTVDDRLAAVETAISLGFERILTSGGALTVIEGVTELGLMQRHARGRIEIMAGSGVSMDNVADIARATGIWSFHASCSEARQTDSALSAFGFTTQFERKTSAQLVRSLKIVLDEITVPSSRIADAGA; encoded by the coding sequence ATGCGGGCAACGCTTGAAGTTTGCGTGGACACGCTTGAAGGCTTGATGGCCTGTGTCGAGGGCGGGGCGGACCGGATTGAACTCTGCTCGGCGCTGCCGCTTGGCGGACTGACGCCGTCACATGGTCTGATGCGGGCGGCGGCGGAATGCGGGGTCCCCGCCTACGCGATGATCCGGCCGCGTCAGGGCGATTTCTGTTTCAGCGAGCGTGAGATTGGCGTGATGCTGGACGATATCGCAGCGGCTCGAGAAGCGGGGCTCGCCGGTGTGGTTCTGGGTGCTGCATCGCCCCAGGGCACGCTCGATGAGGTGTCACTTGCGGCTCTTTGCGCAGCAAGTGATGGCATGGGGCGCACGCTGCATCGCGTTATCGATACGGTCGATGACCGGTTGGCGGCAGTCGAGACCGCGATTTCTCTCGGCTTTGAGCGAATTCTGACCTCGGGCGGGGCTTTGACGGTCATCGAGGGCGTCACAGAGCTTGGGCTGATGCAGCGACATGCCCGGGGCCGAATTGAAATCATGGCGGGGTCTGGCGTTTCGATGGACAATGTGGCGGATATTGCCAGAGCGACCGGGATCTGGTCGTTTCACGCGTCTTGCAGCGAAGCTCGCCAGACCGATTCTGCCCTTAGTGCGTTCGGTTTCACCACCCAGTTCGAGCGCAAGACCTCCGCGCAGCTTGTGCGCAGTTTGAAGATCGTGCTTGATGAGATCACCGTGCCAAGCTCTCGCATTGCGGATGCAGGGGCATGA
- a CDS encoding MFS transporter gives MLSLLKNRTYRHLFLAQIIALVGTGLATVALGLLAFELAGESAGAVLGTALAIKMLAYVGVAPIASALSDQLPRRNVLVALDLVRAGVAAFLPFVTEVWQIYLLIFVLQSASAAFTPIFQATIPDILPVEKDYTRALSLSRLAYDLESVASPVLATVMLAFMAFHNLFAGTVLGFLVSAALVSGVVLHSPKTSRRRGLYERTTRGIRIYLATPRLRGLLAINLAVSAAGALVIVNTVVYVQGVFGLDNRATAFALAAFGAGSMTAALALPGLLEKVSDRSAMLAGASLLTIGTLSASVLPGYGWLLPLWFLIGAGFSTAQTPAGRLLKRSANSEDRPALFAAQFALSHAGWLIAYPLAGWAGATLGLPVAAVLLASLAAAAIALAFAVWPSGDPGGLEHVHDDLPADHPHLQDADGDRRHTHVYVIDDLHRQWPGNVPAHPNG, from the coding sequence ATGCTTTCGCTGTTGAAAAACCGCACCTATCGGCACCTTTTTCTGGCCCAGATCATCGCCTTGGTCGGCACCGGGCTTGCCACCGTCGCGCTTGGTCTCCTGGCTTTCGAACTGGCCGGGGAGAGCGCCGGCGCAGTTCTTGGCACGGCCCTCGCCATCAAAATGCTCGCCTATGTCGGGGTGGCCCCCATCGCATCCGCGTTGTCGGACCAGCTGCCTCGCCGCAACGTTCTGGTTGCGCTTGATCTGGTTCGGGCGGGTGTTGCTGCGTTTCTACCCTTCGTCACGGAAGTCTGGCAGATCTACCTTCTGATCTTCGTGCTGCAGTCAGCATCCGCGGCCTTCACCCCCATCTTTCAAGCCACCATTCCCGACATACTGCCAGTCGAAAAAGACTACACCCGCGCGCTTTCCCTTTCCCGCCTGGCATATGATCTGGAAAGTGTCGCAAGCCCCGTTCTGGCGACCGTGATGCTTGCCTTCATGGCATTCCACAATCTCTTTGCAGGAACAGTTTTGGGGTTTCTTGTCTCAGCAGCCCTTGTTTCAGGCGTCGTTCTCCACAGCCCCAAAACGTCGCGCCGTCGCGGGCTTTATGAGCGCACCACGCGAGGCATACGCATCTACCTCGCGACCCCGCGACTGCGTGGCCTCCTCGCGATCAACCTGGCCGTGTCTGCAGCGGGAGCACTCGTCATCGTCAACACCGTGGTTTACGTTCAGGGTGTCTTTGGCCTCGACAACCGGGCGACCGCATTCGCTCTGGCTGCGTTCGGCGCTGGCTCGATGACGGCGGCTCTTGCATTGCCGGGCCTGCTCGAGAAGGTCTCCGACCGCAGTGCAATGCTCGCCGGAGCATCCCTTCTGACAATCGGTACGCTGAGCGCGTCGGTGCTACCAGGTTATGGCTGGCTGTTGCCCTTGTGGTTTTTGATTGGAGCAGGCTTTTCCACGGCACAGACCCCGGCTGGACGACTTCTCAAACGCTCTGCAAACTCCGAAGATCGCCCGGCGCTGTTTGCAGCTCAGTTCGCACTGTCCCATGCCGGCTGGCTGATCGCCTATCCACTTGCCGGCTGGGCCGGCGCGACACTCGGTCTTCCCGTAGCGGCCGTCCTGCTCGCTTCCCTCGCTGCTGCGGCGATTGCCTTAGCCTTTGCAGTCTGGCCATCCGGCGATCCCGGGGGACTGGAACACGTTCATGACGATCTTCCCGCCGACCATCCACACCTGCAGGATGCCGACGGAGATCGTCGTCACACACATGTTTACGTGATTGATGACCTTCATCGGCAGTGGCCGGGAAACGTCCCCGCCCACCCCAACGGCTGA